In the Oncorhynchus keta strain PuntledgeMale-10-30-2019 chromosome 14, Oket_V2, whole genome shotgun sequence genome, one interval contains:
- the LOC118392871 gene encoding cysteine dioxygenase type 1-like, translating to MEKTEVMTPKSLDDLIKLLHKLFESDKINVEEVQQIMEAYDSNPQEWKKFAMFDPTRYTRNLVDEGNGKFNLILLCWGEGQGSSIHDHTDSHCFMKMLQGELKETLFEWPKNKTQDVGDMVQKSQRILKENQCAYINDSLGLHRVENDSHTEGSVSLHLYSPPFDTCQTFDERTGHKNTVKMTFWSKFGKRTQSEMTVSQENN from the exons ATGGAGAAAACCGAAGTGATGACACCAAAAAGTCTCGATGACCTGATCAAATTGCTGCATAAACTCTTTGAAAGTGACAAAATCAATGTGGAGGAGGTGCAACAAATAATGGAGGCATATGACAGCAATCCACAGGAGTGGAAGAAATTTGCAATGTTTGACCCGACCAG GTACACAAGGAACCTGGTGGATGAAGGGAACGGAAAGTTCAACCTCATTTTACTCTGTTGGGGAGAGGGTCAGGGCag CAGTATCCATGACCACACAGACTCTCACTGTTTCATGAAGATGCTGCAAGGCGAACTGAAGGAGACGTTGTTTGAATGGCCCAAGAACAAAACACAggatgttggtgacatggttcaGAAATCTCAGAGAATTCTGAAAGAAAACCAGTGTGCCTACATCAATG ATTCCCTTGGGTTGCACAGAGTAGAGAACGACAGTCACACCGAAGGTTCGGTCAGTTTGCACCTGTACAGTCCCCCCTTCGACACCTGCCAGACTTTTGACGAGCGCACAGGACACAAGAACACTGTCAAGATGACGTTCTGGAGCAAATTTGGAAAGAGGACTCAATCT